The Polynucleobacter sp. TSB-Sco08W16 genome includes a region encoding these proteins:
- the rfaD gene encoding ADP-glyceromanno-heptose 6-epimerase, with protein MTIIVTGAAGFIGANIVQALNARGEKNIIAVDDLRPADKYRNLADLDIVDYLDKDEFLEAFRSGRLGKVKAVFHEGACSDTMETDGIFMMANNYRYTMDLLDICTAQKVQLLYASSAATYGGSDVFVESREHEKPLNIYGYSKFLFDQVMRKRFSENANTAQVVGFRYFNVYGPRESHKGRMASVAFHQYHQYKANGHVKLFGEYGGYAAGEQSRDFVSVEDVVKVNLFFLEHPEISGIFNLGSGRAQPFNDVAHAVANTMRKLDKAQAATLQELVKEKVIEYIPFPEALKGKYQCFTQADLTKLRAAGYTEPFLNVEQGVGRYIEWLEANSGFLANPL; from the coding sequence GTGACTATTATCGTAACTGGCGCCGCCGGTTTTATTGGCGCAAATATTGTCCAGGCGCTCAATGCGCGTGGCGAGAAAAATATTATTGCAGTTGATGACTTACGTCCTGCAGATAAGTATCGTAATCTAGCCGATCTAGATATCGTTGACTATCTCGATAAAGATGAATTTCTAGAAGCCTTCAGAAGCGGTCGCTTAGGCAAGGTAAAGGCCGTGTTTCATGAGGGGGCTTGCTCCGACACCATGGAAACTGATGGCATCTTTATGATGGCGAATAACTATCGCTACACCATGGATTTGCTCGATATTTGTACGGCTCAAAAAGTTCAGCTTCTGTATGCATCTTCAGCAGCTACTTATGGTGGCTCCGATGTGTTTGTGGAGAGTCGTGAGCATGAGAAGCCACTTAATATCTATGGCTACTCCAAATTCTTATTTGATCAGGTGATGCGAAAGCGTTTTTCTGAAAATGCCAACACAGCGCAAGTAGTGGGATTTCGTTACTTCAATGTCTATGGACCCCGTGAATCACACAAAGGTCGCATGGCATCAGTTGCATTCCATCAATATCATCAATACAAAGCCAATGGCCATGTAAAGCTATTTGGTGAATATGGCGGCTATGCTGCCGGAGAGCAGAGCCGTGACTTTGTCTCTGTAGAGGACGTAGTCAAAGTAAATCTCTTCTTCCTAGAGCATCCTGAAATTAGTGGCATCTTTAATTTAGGCAGTGGTCGCGCACAACCCTTTAATGATGTGGCGCATGCAGTAGCAAATACTATGCGTAAGCTAGATAAGGCCCAAGCGGCAACCCTGCAAGAGTTGGTAAAAGAAAAGGTCATTGAATACATCCCATTCCCGGAAGCGCTCAAAGGCAAATACCAGTGCTTCACTCAAGCGGATTTAACCAAGCTGCGTGCTGCTGGCTACACAGAGCCCTTCTTAAATGTTGAGCAAGGTGTAGGACGCTATATTGAGTGGTTGGAGGCAAATTCTGGTTTTCTAGCCAACCCACTGTAA